A window from Listeria seeligeri serovar 1/2b str. SLCC3954 encodes these proteins:
- the tadA gene encoding tRNA adenosine(34) deaminase TadA, translating into MERAFFMQQALVEAEKAREIGEVPIGAVVVLDGEIIGRAHNLRETSQNAVTHAELLAIQDACNHQKSWRLSGAELYVTLEPCPMCSGAILLSRIDKVYYGAKDPKAGTAGSLMNLLQDDRFNHTCEVESGLMEAESSEMLKSFFQELRKRKKIDRS; encoded by the coding sequence ATGGAACGAGCTTTCTTTATGCAACAAGCGCTTGTAGAAGCCGAGAAAGCACGCGAAATTGGAGAAGTTCCGATTGGTGCAGTAGTTGTTTTAGATGGAGAAATTATTGGTCGCGCCCATAATTTGCGCGAAACGAGCCAAAACGCGGTAACCCATGCGGAATTACTTGCGATTCAAGATGCTTGTAATCACCAGAAATCATGGCGTTTAAGCGGGGCCGAGCTGTATGTCACATTAGAGCCGTGTCCAATGTGTAGTGGAGCGATTTTGCTTTCGAGAATTGATAAAGTATATTACGGGGCAAAAGATCCAAAAGCAGGGACAGCTGGTTCACTCATGAATTTACTACAAGATGACAGGTTTAATCATACTTGCGAAGTGGAATCGGGATTAATGGAAGCCGAAAGTAGCGAGATGTTAAAAAGTTTCTTCCAAGAATTACGAAAAAGGAAGAAAATAGATAGGTCTTAA
- the mbcS gene encoding acyl-CoA synthetase MbcS: MNSENLLAPELYNITDEIAKFSSEKTALIWKNEHDETKTWSYRHLLEQANKFANVAKEAGVKKGDHVIVMTPRLLETYAIYMGLWKAGAIIIPASELLKAHDLEYRIHHANVKAIVSYNGMTAEFDKINDIPSVAKKIIVGEKLAGWDHYETLMEQATVEFERVETSRDDACLLAFTSGTTGNPKGVVHIHGWGYAHIRIAADHWLDIHEDDIVWATAGPGWQKWVWSPFLSVLGKGATGFIYNGRFIPEKQLNLLSEEKINVLCCTPTEYRLMAKVNNLREHDLSSLRSAVSAGEPLNREVIQVFQDNFDIKVRDGYGQTESTLLIGTLVDTPIRPGSMGKPIMPEFMAIIDADGNPVGVGEIGDIAMRRDFPALFKEYYKEPERLQKAIRGDYFVSGDRAIRDEDNYYWFQGRNDDIIISSGYTIGPFEVEDALTHHPAVKEVAVVASPDEIRGTVVKAFIVLKDGYEGTDDLVHELQTFTKEQTAPYKYPRRIEFVEALPKTDSGKIRRVELRDAEFASVHK; encoded by the coding sequence ATGAATTCAGAGAACCTACTTGCTCCAGAACTTTATAATATTACCGACGAGATTGCTAAATTTAGTTCTGAAAAAACGGCTTTAATTTGGAAAAATGAACATGATGAAACAAAAACTTGGAGCTACCGTCACCTGCTTGAACAAGCGAATAAGTTTGCGAATGTTGCGAAAGAAGCTGGCGTAAAAAAAGGCGACCATGTTATCGTAATGACGCCTCGCTTGCTCGAAACATATGCGATTTACATGGGCCTATGGAAAGCTGGAGCCATCATTATTCCCGCTTCTGAATTACTTAAAGCACACGATTTAGAATACCGCATCCATCATGCTAATGTGAAAGCAATTGTTTCTTATAACGGAATGACTGCTGAATTTGATAAAATTAACGACATCCCATCTGTTGCCAAAAAGATTATTGTTGGCGAAAAATTAGCTGGTTGGGATCATTATGAAACATTAATGGAACAGGCTACAGTAGAATTCGAACGGGTGGAAACTTCCCGCGATGATGCATGCTTACTTGCTTTCACTAGTGGAACAACAGGTAATCCTAAAGGCGTTGTACATATTCATGGTTGGGGCTACGCGCATATTCGTATCGCCGCTGATCACTGGCTAGACATTCATGAAGACGATATTGTCTGGGCAACTGCAGGACCCGGCTGGCAAAAATGGGTCTGGTCTCCATTCCTATCCGTTCTTGGAAAAGGCGCGACTGGTTTCATTTATAATGGTCGTTTTATTCCCGAAAAACAACTCAACTTGCTTAGCGAAGAAAAAATCAACGTCCTATGCTGTACGCCAACAGAATATCGCTTAATGGCAAAAGTAAATAATTTGCGCGAACATGATTTAAGCTCCCTTCGCAGTGCTGTTTCAGCAGGTGAGCCACTAAACCGTGAAGTAATTCAAGTTTTCCAAGACAACTTTGACATTAAAGTTCGTGATGGATATGGACAAACAGAAAGCACATTATTGATTGGAACGCTTGTAGATACGCCAATTCGCCCCGGTTCAATGGGCAAACCAATTATGCCTGAATTTATGGCGATTATTGATGCTGATGGAAACCCGGTCGGTGTTGGTGAAATCGGTGATATTGCGATGCGTAGAGATTTCCCAGCATTGTTTAAAGAATACTATAAAGAACCTGAACGTCTTCAAAAAGCGATTCGCGGTGACTATTTTGTTTCTGGCGACCGTGCAATTCGTGACGAAGATAATTACTACTGGTTCCAAGGTAGAAATGACGATATCATCATTAGCTCTGGTTACACGATTGGACCTTTTGAGGTGGAAGACGCCTTGACTCATCACCCTGCCGTGAAAGAAGTAGCTGTTGTCGCAAGCCCTGACGAAATCCGCGGCACCGTCGTAAAAGCTTTCATCGTCTTAAAAGATGGTTACGAAGGCACCGACGACCTAGTTCACGAGTTACAAACATTTACGAAAGAACAAACCGCACCATACAAATATCCGCGCCGTATCGAGTTTGTGGAGGCTTTACCAAAAACCGATTCTGGGAAAATTCGTCGTGTGGAATTACGGGATGCTGAATTTGCGAGTGTGCATAAATAA
- a CDS encoding T7SS effector LXG polymorphic toxin, producing MGLIYSRDDSEKLMEALSKNLASGKEVLTKLKTGSEKIIQAVDGHKLSGTAYTAGKGLFMDLILPTIEKVTSACDILDQELQKYKAADLDVSSEGYLDEDNLQKQIETKRNMKESAERTSMFMKVIKTSVVAALSDAASDHWRELDQMSDNLQQDIEELQKKIEKLREFDAQTKGLFTSSLDEIKLAMQGVLVLNSTSVNADGTYQLPVGLDKSWFTELKSKEQQKEMEEKAKKAAIKEINDLYEKNPMAAIEKIKNNDRLFGYVIGALDKFPEGLQNVALGIFIAQESWNKLPKDTAVKVLNSPKFTSYISEASVATQAVVYGGLIKLNEKGWSVLAPIGYTTKILSKTSEGAKLIAGSKVGLDVFKKLKPVSEFVKAHPVARESVGYIGDGLSVTAYAYDEFTNPKSPAYGDASKAVYGGLSLFLWNVGPLEGAQYGGPFGAVAGTVNTIIKGVDITTPEININTTFGKIDISSYNFYLGLSGNSKEREKNKQKWLEKVYEQYGKHESIAIDKTYKIGVQPHSGSPNFNPNIQSK from the coding sequence TTGGGACTGATTTATTCAAGAGATGATTCAGAGAAATTGATGGAGGCGCTATCTAAAAACTTAGCAAGTGGGAAAGAGGTGCTTACTAAGTTAAAAACCGGAAGCGAAAAAATTATCCAAGCGGTGGATGGTCATAAATTGTCAGGAACTGCATATACAGCTGGAAAAGGCTTGTTTATGGATCTTATTTTGCCCACAATAGAAAAAGTAACATCAGCTTGCGATATTCTTGATCAGGAATTACAGAAATATAAGGCGGCTGATTTGGATGTTTCAAGTGAGGGATATTTAGATGAAGACAACTTACAGAAACAAATCGAGACGAAAAGAAATATGAAAGAATCGGCGGAACGTACATCAATGTTCATGAAGGTGATAAAGACAAGTGTAGTCGCTGCTCTATCGGATGCTGCATCGGATCATTGGAGAGAGTTGGATCAAATGTCAGATAATCTTCAACAAGATATTGAGGAGTTGCAGAAGAAGATAGAGAAATTACGTGAGTTTGATGCACAAACCAAAGGGCTTTTTACTAGTAGTTTAGATGAAATAAAGTTAGCTATGCAAGGAGTTTTAGTTTTAAATAGCACTAGTGTAAACGCCGATGGAACTTATCAATTGCCTGTAGGTTTGGATAAAAGCTGGTTTACAGAATTGAAAAGTAAAGAACAGCAAAAAGAAATGGAAGAGAAGGCAAAGAAAGCAGCAATTAAAGAGATAAATGATTTATATGAGAAAAATCCAATGGCAGCGATTGAGAAAATTAAAAATAATGATCGTTTATTTGGATATGTAATAGGTGCTCTAGATAAATTTCCAGAAGGGCTCCAAAATGTGGCACTTGGCATCTTCATTGCGCAAGAGAGCTGGAATAAGTTACCAAAAGATACAGCTGTAAAAGTCTTAAATAGTCCGAAATTTACTTCTTATATTAGTGAAGCATCGGTGGCGACGCAAGCTGTTGTTTATGGCGGACTAATTAAATTAAACGAAAAAGGTTGGAGCGTACTTGCACCAATTGGATATACAACTAAAATTCTTTCTAAGACCAGTGAGGGGGCTAAACTCATAGCGGGCTCTAAGGTAGGGCTTGATGTATTTAAGAAGTTAAAGCCGGTTTCTGAGTTTGTTAAAGCTCATCCTGTTGCGAGAGAAAGCGTTGGTTATATAGGTGATGGGCTAAGTGTGACAGCTTATGCTTATGATGAATTTACCAATCCAAAAAGTCCCGCATATGGAGATGCAAGTAAAGCGGTATATGGGGGATTGAGTTTGTTCTTATGGAATGTTGGACCATTAGAAGGAGCTCAATATGGCGGACCTTTTGGGGCTGTAGCTGGAACAGTGAATACAATAATCAAAGGAGTGGATATAACCACTCCGGAGATTAATATAAATACTACTTTTGGAAAAATTGATATAAGTTCGTATAATTTTTATTTGGGCTTAAGTGGCAATTCAAAAGAGAGAGAAAAAAACAAACAAAAATGGCTTGAAAAAGTATATGAACAGTATGGAAAACACGAGAGTATAGCCATAGATAAGACATATAAGATAGGAGTGCAACCACACAGTGGGAGTCCTAACTTTAATCCGAATATTCAAAGTAAATAA
- a CDS encoding glucosamine-6-phosphate deaminase: MKIIIEKDYENMSKTTMQLLLGKMYQDKEVHLAITAGSTPKRMYEMLVAEMSEKAPLTNVCYYNFDEIPIGEEKFGVTIGNLKKMYFDPAGIPEEQIHVLDTKNYTEHEAHLKRVGGLDAILIGIGEDGHFCGNLPGVTKFGDETRLVSVDSRPDMHDILLGEVGGDPDKVPEYYVTMGPKSVMHAKEVIMFANGKKKAAIIKKALQGEVAEEVPSSIFQLHPNFTVVLDAEAASELSI, translated from the coding sequence ATGAAAATAATTATCGAAAAAGATTATGAAAATATGAGTAAAACAACAATGCAACTGCTTTTAGGGAAGATGTATCAAGATAAAGAAGTCCATCTGGCAATTACGGCAGGTTCAACGCCAAAACGAATGTACGAAATGTTGGTGGCGGAAATGAGCGAGAAAGCGCCACTTACGAATGTTTGCTATTATAATTTTGATGAAATCCCAATTGGCGAAGAAAAATTTGGTGTGACAATTGGCAATTTGAAGAAAATGTATTTTGATCCAGCGGGAATTCCAGAAGAGCAAATTCATGTGCTTGATACGAAAAACTATACCGAACATGAGGCGCATTTGAAACGTGTCGGAGGACTGGATGCGATTTTGATTGGGATTGGAGAAGATGGCCATTTTTGTGGGAATTTGCCGGGCGTGACTAAGTTTGGTGATGAAACTCGGCTTGTTTCAGTGGATTCGCGTCCAGATATGCACGATATTTTGCTCGGTGAAGTAGGTGGAGATCCGGACAAAGTACCAGAATATTATGTAACGATGGGTCCCAAAAGTGTCATGCATGCGAAAGAAGTAATAATGTTCGCAAACGGGAAGAAAAAAGCAGCCATTATTAAAAAAGCTTTACAAGGAGAAGTTGCCGAAGAAGTTCCAAGCTCGATTTTTCAATTACATCCTAATTTTACGGTGGTGTTGGACGCAGAAGCAGCGAGTGAATTGAGTATATAA